One Fusarium falciforme chromosome 1, complete sequence genomic window carries:
- a CDS encoding BTB domain-containing protein, whose protein sequence is MDRTSIDGRRRTKSATPSAKHPRKAETLVKLRPASPPKSNPWSVANKRAAKPTADKFPPLPKPQMALSSVATSTTGRSRKSSTSSFEPQSRDEVALVAAPGSPSSNTSSTSRLILEAAASRATANLWKSPFGADVVVRAGTMEFRVHRNIVAPESGWFHDHLPPPNTDGTPVEIHMDLAPEAVGHCLRFIYTREIEICEYNHEDPWKTIHLPRCVLGYCAAVNLRVPKMISYLLRIVEDTSVQLGRVVRAEYLHRPLGCSEWNQFSWYYQAALDILAWERSKKLMRPMRLALASVLDAILFWLMRQPLFVSVLPTTWHKVLRASVMDIAEYRQLTRDANPFTNSALPDEPALRKMLDEVEEERKQFKKQVKKRRVFTENGLMLQDGKTEALGAELEGIRGRRGSM, encoded by the exons ATGGATCGCACCTCGATCGATGGGAGGCGAAGGACCAAGTCTGCGACTCCATCTGCGAAACACCCACGCAAGGCAGAGACTCTAGTCAAGCTCCGACCGGCCTCGCCTCCAAAGAGCAACCCATGGAGCGTAGCGAACAAGAGAGCGGCTAAGCCTACCGCAGACAAGTTTCCACCTCTCCCGAAGCCGCAGATGGCTCTGTCTTCTGTCGCGACGTCCACGACGGGGAGATCCCGGAAATCCTCAACATCGTCATTCGAGCCACAGTCTAGGGACGAAGTAGCGCTGGTCGCTGCACCTGGatctccctcctccaacaCGTCTAGCACGTCTCGGCTCATCCTTGAAGCAGCGGCCTCCAGAGCAACAGCCAA TCTCTGGAAGTCTCCTTTTGGAGCCGATGTGGTTGTACGTGCTGGAACCATGGAGTTTCGAGTCCATCGCAACATTGTGGCACCTGAGTCTGGCTGGTTCCATGACCACTTGCCACCACCTAACACG GATGGTACACCAGTCGAGATTCACATGGACCTTGCTCCCGAAGCAGTTGGTCATTGCTTGCGATTCATCTACACAAGGG AGATCGAAATATGCGAATACAACCATGAGGATCCTTGGAAGACGATCCACCTCCCTCGCTGTGTGCTGGGATATTGCGCAGCAGTCAATCTGCGAGTGCCCAAAATGATCAGCTACCTTCTTCGAATCGTCGAGGACACATCGGTCCAGCTTGGAAGAGTGGTCAGGGCTGAGTATCTCCACCGACCCCTAGGATGCTCCGAATGGAACCAGTTTTCATGGTACTACCAAGCCGCACTGGATATACTCGCCTGGGAGCGGTCCAAGAAGCTTATGAGGCCCATGCGACTGGCCCTAGCGAGCGTACTGGATGCCATCCTCTTTTGGTTGATGCGGCAGCCCTTGTTTGTCAGTGTTCTTCCGACGACGTGGCATAAGGTCTTGCGGGCCAGCGTGATGGATATTGCTGAGTACCGGCAACTCACGAGAGATGCCAACCCCTTCACCAACAGTGCCCTGCCCGATGAGCCGGCACTCAGAAAGATGCTTgacgaggtggaggaggaaagaAAGCAGTTTAAGAAACAGGTCAAGAAGAGACGAGTCTTCACAGAGAACGGCTTGATGTTGCAAGACGGAAAGACGGAGGCTTTAGGAGCTGAACTGGAGGGAATTCGAGGCAGACGTGGCTCTATGTGA